Proteins encoded within one genomic window of Panicum virgatum strain AP13 chromosome 1N, P.virgatum_v5, whole genome shotgun sequence:
- the LOC120654343 gene encoding kinesin-like protein KIN-6 isoform X13, which yields MEPAAAPPEPASPPPPTTVRRNPPRRARPPPTPLASAKPKPKPSSLSRFLQYEAAASIPTPPPSSSSPQEERLKVFLRIRPLPVRDHCKAVPRPMPAKDPRRKPKQAGGADLCLVPTGPNSVALTVPQSKLVDPKRGRTEVFDGFSAVFPPDSTQLDIFVQVMNPLVDDFLGGKSGLLVAMGPTGSGKTHTIFGSPRNPGILPLTLQQIFKAQDENKVASQPATTRSFSLSMFEILSEGKGERILDLLSDAAECVLQQSSIKGLQEVPLSNLADAESLVSRGMLKRSTAATNANSNSSRSQCIITIHGIHKSSDADSEHLLSNAVLTIADLAGAERERKTGNQGSRLLESNFINNTSMVFGLCLRSLLEYQKNQKKPLEKHFKNSMLTRYLRDYLEGRKKMTLVLNVKPANDDYLDTSFLLRQASPYMKIKYTSLEDSSDLVTQKRSNASLICQENKKKRKVQKPEVLGVERKENVETDNIAKVSEEDDKQHKFLNSELRRVSRSEAIMTNFARALWTVLKQYKHKLLESENAAESMTQLIRDQDIQIVELKKELEVLNSCCSSKNIPVTEDTSIDQDDSVSSGQAGRSLVSLSNKPNLGSYDASVDNFHLVAEDVSKELKSHGPENSSAPCSMNAGESISCDTSSISLIDEQELSSRGLKPEKTCFADAFGPKSHTEEGNTKVEVQAIHKKLDASECFTEQTSAHTGGVTLSSSHSDNQSDQSLTEHHMLPCLKTERVNLFPQFTSCSKKATIEQSEDEIEELSKITVEDIRHDVSIREVKHPDYLSSCQRVSSDTEDVSSSQSSLELLGMVAPQKKLAELDLEPERCEPGVVNATVECAGHSQAPEQMSDCGGRVPCLLKEITCPVKASKAPSKVSEADEAADKKKEGFACRPQDTKKTRSFVEQEAAASHCYDAQGIH from the exons ATGGagccagccgccgcgccgccggagccggcctctccgcctcctccgaccACCGTCCGCCGGAACCCACCACGCCGCGCGAGGCCTCCCCCCACCCCGCTCGCCTCcgccaaacccaaacccaagccctcctccctctcccgttTTCTCCAATACGAAGCCGCAGCCTCCATCCCCACTCCGCCTCCTTCCTCGTCCTCCCCGCAAGAGGAGCGCCTCAAGGTGTTCCTCCGCATCCGCCCCCTCCCGGTCCGGGACCACTGCAAGGCCGTCCCCCGCCCGATGCCCGCCAAGGACCCGCGCCGGAAGCCCAAGCAGGCCGGGGGCGCGGACCTTTGCCTCGTGCCCACCGGACCCAACTCCGTTGCGCTCACCGTCCCGCAGTCCAAGCTAGTCGACCCCAAGCGAGGCCGCACCGAGGTCTTCGACGGCTTCTCCGCCGTTTTCCCGCCCGACTCCACCCAG CTTGATATCTTCGTGCAAGTGATGAACCCACTGGTCGATGACTTTTTGGGAGGAAAGAGCGGCCTTCTGGTTGCTATGGGTCCGACAGGGTCTGGAAAGACGCATACCATCTTCGGTTCTCCGAGGAATCCTGGTATACTACCGCTTACGCTTCAGCAGATCTTCAAAGCACAGGATGAAAACAAGGTCGCCAGCCAACCGGCAACGACAAG ATCATTTTCCTTGTCAATGTTTGAGATACTTTCTGAGGGAAAAGGAGAACGCATTCTTGACCTACTGTCTGATGCTGCAGAGTGTGTTCTTCAGCAGTCATCAATCAAAGGTCTTCAAGAG GTGCCACTTTCAAATCTCGCAGATGCTGAGAGCTTAGTTTCACGTGGTATGCTGAAACGCAGCACTGCTGCAACAAATGCTAACAGCAACTCAAG CCGATCACAGTGCATCATCACTATACATGGCATTCATAAAAGCAGTGATGCGGACAGTGAACATTTACTTAGCAATGCTGTTCTGACCATAGCCGACCTTGCTGGGGCAGAGCGGGAAAGGAAAACTGGAAATCAA GGTTCAAGGCTGTTAGAAAGTAACTTCATCAACAATACATCTATGGTTTTTGGTCTCTGTTTGAGG TCTTTGCTAGAATATCAGAAGAATCAGAAGAAACCATTAGAAAAGCATTTCAAGAACTCAATG TTGACAAGGTATTTAAGGGATTACCTAGAAGGAAGGAAGAAAATGACTCTG GTTCTGAATGTGAAGCCAGCGAATGATGATTACCTGGATACATCATTTCTTCTCAGACAAGCTTCTCCGTACATGAAAATAAA GTACACCAGCCTTGAGGATTCTTCTGACTTGGTTACACAAAAGAGAAGCAATGCCTCCTTGATTTGCCAAGAGaacaagaaaaagaggaaggttcaGAAGCCCGAAGTCCTTGGG GTTGAACGGAAGGAAAACGTTGAGACAGATAATATTGCTAAAGTTTCTGAAGAAG ATGACAAGCAGCACAAGTTTCTCAACTCAGAGTTGCGAAGGGTATCCAGAAGCGAAGCAATAATGACGAACTTTGCCAGGGCTTTATGGACTGTACTAAAGCAGTATAAACACAAACTTCTG GAGTCTGAGAATGCTGCTGAGAGCATGACACAATTGATTAGAGATCAAGATATCCAAATTGTGGAGTTGAAAAAGGAGCTGGAGGTTCTAAACTCTTGCTGTTCATCCAAGAACATTCCAGTGACCGAAGACACCTCTATCGACCAAGATGATTCTGTATCATCTGGTCAAGCTGGCCGAAGTTTGGTTTCTCTATCAAATAAACCCAACCTTGGATCTTATGATGCTTCAGTAGATAATTTCCAT TTAGTAGCAGAAGATGTCTCAAAAGAACTCAAAAGCCATGGTCCTGAAAATTCTTCAGCTCCTTGTAGCATGAATG CAGGGGAATCCATCAGTTGTGATACGTCGTCGATTTCTTTGATAGATGAACAAGAACTGAGCTCCAGAGGTCTTAAG CCAGAAAAAACATGTTTTGCTGATGCTTTTGGTCCCAAGTCTCACACAGAAGAAGGAAATACCAAG GTAGAGGTACAAGCGATTCATAAGAAATTGGATGCATCTGAATGTTTTACTGAGCAAACATCTGCACACACTGGTGGTGTAACGCTTTCATCCAGCCATTCAGATAATCAATCAGATCAAAGCTTGACAG AACATCATATGCTTCCATGTCTCAAGACTGAAAGGGTCAACCTGTTTCCACAGTTCACTAGTTGCAGCAAGAAAGCTACCATAGAACAAAGTGAAGATGAAATAGAAGAGTTAAGCAAGATAACAGTAGAAGATATTCGTCATGATGTCAGTATAAGAG AAGTGAAGCATCCTGATTATCTGAGCTCTTGTCAGCGAGTGAGCTCTGACACAGAAGATGTCAGCTCCAGCCAATCTTCCTTGGAGTTGCTCGGAATG GTTGCTCCTCAAAAGAAACTTGCGGAACTGGACCTGGAACCTGAAAGATGTGAACCAGGAGTGGTAAATGCAACTGTGGAATGTGCAG GCCACAGTCAAGCTCCAGAGCAAATGAGTGATTGCGGAGGCAGGGTTCCATGTTTGCTGAAGGAAATAACTTGTCCAGTGAAGGCTTCAAAG GCCCCAAGTAAGGTCAGTGAGGCAGACGAAGCTGCAGATAAAAAGAAAGAAGGTTTTGCGTGTAGACCTCAAGATACAAAGAAAACTAGGAG TTTTGTCGAGCAGGAAGCTGCAGCCAGCCACTGCTATGATGCTCAAGGAATTCACTAG